In a single window of the Lates calcarifer isolate ASB-BC8 linkage group LG1, TLL_Latcal_v3, whole genome shotgun sequence genome:
- the scrn3 gene encoding secernin-3 isoform X1 — MYPSSCDTFVALPPSTEGQRIIFGKNSDRPCDEVQEVVYFPSRDYGAEEKVECTYIEIEQVVHTYAVVLSKPAWLWGAEMGANEHQVCIGNEAVWGRESADGDEALLGMDLVRLGLERADTAEKAVDVITELLGKYGQGGSCMEDECGFTYHNSFLISDRKEAWLLETSGKHWAAERVEGGYRNISNQYGITTKIDKEHPEMREYARSKGWWDGKSEFNFATVYSFTTTARIEASGSRYCEGKKLLEKSNGHITAETMMDILRDKDSGINMEGTFMTTGSMVSVIPTNPDLPGVHYFTATPDPESSVFKPFIFVKYAKDLKETTSPSYGPDDPVKKKPRFRSKPDRKHGLFVKHEVMAAIIDTYKDRGQKIIENMRQLEKAKMTEMEKFLSDGIEEPDFLVNLFSSSIQEEMATYSKS, encoded by the exons ATGTACCCGTCCTCCTGTGACACCTTTGTGGCTCTGCCCCCCTCCACTGAGGGACAGCGCATCATCTTTGGAAAAAACTCTGACAGGCCTTGTGATGAAGTCCAGGAGGTGGTGTATTTTCCCTCCAGAGACTACGGTGCAGAGGAGAAGGTTGAG TGTACATACATAGAGATTGAGCAGGTTGTCCACACTTATGCAGTTGTGTTGAGTAAACCAGCGTGGCTCTGGGGGGCAGAGATGGGTGCAAATGAGCATCAAGTGTGTATTGGAAATGAGGCAGTGTGGGGCAGAGAGAGTGCTGATGGTGACGAGGCTCTTCTTGGCATGGATCTTGTCAG GCTTGGACTTGAGAGAGCAGACACGGCAGAGAAAGCGGTGGATGTTATTACCGAGCTGCTGGGGAAATATGGTCAGGGTGGATCTTGCATGGAGGATGAGTGTGGCTTCACCTACCACAACAGCTTCCTCATCTCAGACAGGAAGGAGGCATGGCTGCTGGAAACGTCAGGGAAGCACTGGGCTGCAGAGAGAGTGGAAG GTGGATATCGCAACATCTCAAACCAATATGGTATAACAACCAAGATTGACAAGGAACATCCAGAAATGAGGGAATATGCACGAAGCAAGGGCTGGTGGGATGGAAAGTCTGAGTTCAACTTTGCTACGGTCTACTCCTTTACGACTACAGCCAGGATAGAGGCCTCTGGGAGCCGATACTGTgaggggaagaagctgttggaAAAGAGCAACG GCCACATCACTGCTGAGACAATGATGGATATCCTGAGGGATAAAGATAGCGGCATCAACATGGAGGGCACGTTCATGACCACAGGAAGTATGGTGTCTGTGATACCCACAAATCCTGATCTGCCAGGGGTTCACTATTTTACAGCAACTCCAGACCCTGAAAG CTCTGTATTCAAGCCGTTCATCTTTGTGAAGTATGCCAAAGACTTAAAGGAGACGACTTCTCCCAGTTATGGTCCAGATGACCCTGTGAAGAAGAAACCCCGCTTCCGGAGCAAGCCTGACCGCAAACACGGGTTATTTGTCAAGCATGAAGTGATGGCTGCCATCATTGACACTTACAAG GACAGAGGGCAGAAGATCATCGAAAATATGAGGCAGCTCGAAAAAGCGAAgatgacagagatggagaagtTTCTTTCAGATGGTATTGAGGAACCTGATTTTTTGGTGAATCTGTTCTC
- the scrn3 gene encoding secernin-3 isoform X2 has translation MYPSSCDTFVALPPSTEGQRIIFGKNSDRPCDEVQEVVYFPSRDYGAEEKVECTYIEIEQVVHTYAVVLSKPAWLWGAEMGANEHQVCIGNEAVWGRESADGDEALLGMDLVRLGLERADTAEKAVDVITELLGKYGQGGSCMEDECGFTYHNSFLISDRKEAWLLETSGKHWAAERVEGGYRNISNQYGITTKIDKEHPEMREYARSKGWWDGKSEFNFATVYSFTTTARIEASGSRYCEGKKLLEKSNGHITAETMMDILRDKDSGINMEGTFMTTGSMVSVIPTNPDLPGVHYFTATPDPESYGPDDPVKKKPRFRSKPDRKHGLFVKHEVMAAIIDTYKDRGQKIIENMRQLEKAKMTEMEKFLSDGIEEPDFLVNLFSSSIQEEMATYSKS, from the exons ATGTACCCGTCCTCCTGTGACACCTTTGTGGCTCTGCCCCCCTCCACTGAGGGACAGCGCATCATCTTTGGAAAAAACTCTGACAGGCCTTGTGATGAAGTCCAGGAGGTGGTGTATTTTCCCTCCAGAGACTACGGTGCAGAGGAGAAGGTTGAG TGTACATACATAGAGATTGAGCAGGTTGTCCACACTTATGCAGTTGTGTTGAGTAAACCAGCGTGGCTCTGGGGGGCAGAGATGGGTGCAAATGAGCATCAAGTGTGTATTGGAAATGAGGCAGTGTGGGGCAGAGAGAGTGCTGATGGTGACGAGGCTCTTCTTGGCATGGATCTTGTCAG GCTTGGACTTGAGAGAGCAGACACGGCAGAGAAAGCGGTGGATGTTATTACCGAGCTGCTGGGGAAATATGGTCAGGGTGGATCTTGCATGGAGGATGAGTGTGGCTTCACCTACCACAACAGCTTCCTCATCTCAGACAGGAAGGAGGCATGGCTGCTGGAAACGTCAGGGAAGCACTGGGCTGCAGAGAGAGTGGAAG GTGGATATCGCAACATCTCAAACCAATATGGTATAACAACCAAGATTGACAAGGAACATCCAGAAATGAGGGAATATGCACGAAGCAAGGGCTGGTGGGATGGAAAGTCTGAGTTCAACTTTGCTACGGTCTACTCCTTTACGACTACAGCCAGGATAGAGGCCTCTGGGAGCCGATACTGTgaggggaagaagctgttggaAAAGAGCAACG GCCACATCACTGCTGAGACAATGATGGATATCCTGAGGGATAAAGATAGCGGCATCAACATGGAGGGCACGTTCATGACCACAGGAAGTATGGTGTCTGTGATACCCACAAATCCTGATCTGCCAGGGGTTCACTATTTTACAGCAACTCCAGACCCTGAAAG TTATGGTCCAGATGACCCTGTGAAGAAGAAACCCCGCTTCCGGAGCAAGCCTGACCGCAAACACGGGTTATTTGTCAAGCATGAAGTGATGGCTGCCATCATTGACACTTACAAG GACAGAGGGCAGAAGATCATCGAAAATATGAGGCAGCTCGAAAAAGCGAAgatgacagagatggagaagtTTCTTTCAGATGGTATTGAGGAACCTGATTTTTTGGTGAATCTGTTCTC